Proteins found in one Triticum urartu cultivar G1812 chromosome 4, Tu2.1, whole genome shotgun sequence genomic segment:
- the LOC125553247 gene encoding outer envelope pore protein 24, chloroplastic-like: protein MKATVKGRYEGDKATAAATLALAAAGDLRLRASATDAAFAAGPSLDGLTLTLEKPGAFLLDLKPHNQDVRFQFMNSATVLDKRVSLTYTHSTSLAPAAPKPAIPAPAAGAAPAPPPKGPPPGRTALDLSIAFDPANKVSVSHALGGGGCRVKYTYAHGAGRLTTIEPVYDTAKNAWEFAVARKFDAGDVVRGTYQASTKQLGLEWTRSSSIGGSFKVATTFDLSDQSKAPKLVAESTWNYEI, encoded by the exons ATGAAGGCGACGGTCAAGGGCCGCTACGAGGGCGACAAGGCCACCGCGGCCGCCACGCTcgcgctcgccgccgccggcgacctcCGCCTCCGCGCCTCCGCCACCGACGCCGCCTTCGCCGCCGGCCCCTCCCTCGACGGCCTCACCCTCACCCTCGAGAAGCCCGGCGCCTTCCTCCTCGACCTCAAGCCCCACAACCAG GATGTGCGCTTCCAGTTCATGAACTCGGCGACGGTGCTCGACAAGCGGGTCAGCCTCACCTACACGCACTCCACCTCCCTCGCGCCCGCCGCGCCCAAGCCCGCCATCCCCGCCCCGGCCGCCGGCGCCGCGCCCGCGCCCCCGCCTAAGGGGCCGCCTCCCGGCCGCACGGCGCTCGACCTCTCCATCGCCTTCGACCCCGCCAACAAGGTCAGCGTCTCCCACGCGCTCGGCGGGGGCGGCTGCCGGGTCAAGTACACCTACGCGCACGGCGCCGGCCGCCTCACCACCATCGAGCCCGTCTACGACACCGCCAAGAACGCCTGGGAGTTCGCCGTCGCCAGGAAGTTCGACGCCGGGGACGTCGTCAGGGGCACCTACCAGGCCTCCACCAAGCAGCTCGGGCTCGAGTGGACCAGGAGCTCCAGCATCGGCGGCTCCTTCAAG GTTGCGACGACGTTCGATCTGTCCGATCAAAGCAAAGCACCGAAGCTCGTAGCGGAGAGCACGTGGAACTATGAGATCTga